Proteins encoded in a region of the Pirellulaceae bacterium genome:
- a CDS encoding sialate O-acetylesterase, which translates to METRFTILSSLVMTLMVATNTWADVQLSNLFTDQMVLQRELPVPIFGTASPGEQVSVSFAGQLQTTLADQQGNWMVKLAPLKTSGTAQQMVIKAANTIRLSDILVGEVWLCSGQSNMAGKFSAAKGRSISPQDLARDHAGFRFCNKNSGWKSLNEKTQASCSQVGYFFGMKLYQELGVPIGLIQRATSGTPIQSWMEQSVAEEIRQELAIPKHWGDPKQPNRAHREYDAWIRPLLPVAFRGVIWYQGERNAKTQTGWEYQHLLKRLIESWRKTWATTNGEPLRKFPFYYVQVPSQQQGQEYPWLRDSMRRVLDTTDNTGMAIFYDHGPDLHPKNKKPSGERLALWALAKDYGRSKLVHCGPLLDQVAIVDDKAILSFRHVGGGLQSMAGGPQLSFFEIAGTDGQYVPAQASIVGDTVIVQSGKISSPAFVRYLFWKGEPNAEISLINAEGLPASSFMTDNLKPVRKSLGISQSKSTTDRDTKRSTKGKKRDDNRAARRSKDTDA; encoded by the coding sequence ATGGAAACTCGTTTTACAATCTTATCCAGCCTGGTCATGACCTTAATGGTTGCGACCAACACTTGGGCAGACGTCCAACTAAGCAACCTATTCACGGATCAGATGGTACTGCAGCGTGAGCTGCCCGTTCCCATTTTTGGGACGGCCTCACCGGGTGAACAAGTTTCGGTCTCTTTCGCAGGTCAACTGCAAACCACATTGGCGGATCAGCAGGGCAACTGGATGGTGAAGCTTGCCCCCCTAAAAACGTCTGGCACAGCACAACAAATGGTCATCAAGGCAGCCAACACGATCAGGCTCTCGGACATCCTGGTGGGGGAAGTTTGGCTTTGCAGTGGCCAATCCAATATGGCGGGCAAGTTTTCCGCAGCAAAAGGTCGTTCCATCTCACCACAGGATTTGGCCAGAGATCATGCCGGATTCCGTTTCTGCAACAAGAACAGCGGATGGAAGTCACTGAATGAGAAGACACAAGCCAGCTGTTCTCAGGTTGGTTATTTCTTTGGCATGAAACTGTATCAGGAACTCGGCGTGCCCATCGGTCTGATCCAGCGAGCCACTTCTGGCACACCCATTCAAAGCTGGATGGAGCAATCGGTTGCCGAAGAAATCCGCCAGGAGCTGGCGATTCCCAAACATTGGGGCGATCCCAAGCAACCCAACCGAGCACACCGCGAATATGACGCCTGGATTCGCCCCCTGCTGCCTGTCGCATTTCGCGGCGTGATTTGGTATCAGGGAGAACGCAACGCCAAGACACAAACAGGCTGGGAGTATCAGCATCTGCTCAAACGACTGATCGAATCCTGGCGGAAAACCTGGGCAACGACGAACGGCGAACCGCTGCGAAAATTCCCCTTTTACTACGTGCAAGTCCCATCCCAACAACAAGGGCAAGAGTATCCCTGGCTGCGGGACAGCATGCGGCGAGTGCTCGACACAACAGACAATACGGGCATGGCGATTTTCTATGATCACGGTCCCGACTTACATCCGAAAAACAAAAAACCGAGCGGCGAACGACTCGCGCTTTGGGCTCTCGCCAAGGACTATGGTAGATCGAAACTGGTTCATTGCGGCCCGCTGCTGGACCAAGTGGCGATCGTCGACGACAAGGCGATACTAAGTTTCCGACATGTGGGGGGAGGCCTGCAAAGCATGGCCGGTGGCCCACAGCTTTCTTTTTTTGAAATCGCCGGTACCGACGGCCAATACGTTCCGGCGCAAGCATCCATTGTGGGTGACACGGTCATCGTTCAGAGCGGCAAAATTAGTTCACCTGCCTTTGTACGTTACCTCTTCTGGAAAGGTGAACCGAATGCCGAGATCAGCTTGATCAATGCCGAAGGCCTGCCGGCTTCATCCTTCATGACCGACAATCTGAAACCCGTGAGAAAATCCCTGGGAATCAGCCAATCCAAGTCGACAACCGATCGCGATACAAAACGGTCGACAAAGGGGAAAAAGCGAGACGACAATCGAGCTGCTCGTCGCAGCAAGGACACGGATGCATGA
- the aroE gene encoding shikimate dehydrogenase, with protein MTDQYAAIGNPISHSKSPLIHSTFAKETGQDISYGLIEGPLGEFRPTVDKFRDEGARGLNITAPFKLDAFQYADELSDGARAAGAVNAMKFERGKVLAENFDGVGLVRDIVQNLGFPLAERRVLLLGAGGASRGLVLPFLRESPARFVIVNRTVSKAEHLAAEFSKFGQVETSGYSELKQDRFDVVINATSASQREALPELRSDAFRAGCLAYELNYGKGLTPFLRLAQSAGAGKLADGVGMLVEQAAEAFAWWRGMRPLTREIIEKITVPLA; from the coding sequence ATGACCGACCAGTATGCGGCGATTGGCAATCCGATTAGTCATAGTAAGTCACCTTTGATTCATTCCACTTTTGCCAAAGAAACAGGCCAAGATATCAGCTACGGCTTGATTGAAGGACCTTTGGGAGAATTTAGGCCGACGGTCGATAAGTTTCGTGACGAAGGTGCCCGCGGACTCAATATCACGGCGCCGTTCAAGTTGGATGCGTTCCAATATGCCGACGAATTGTCTGATGGAGCTCGAGCAGCTGGAGCGGTTAACGCGATGAAGTTCGAGCGTGGAAAAGTTTTGGCGGAAAACTTTGATGGGGTCGGTTTGGTTCGTGATATTGTGCAAAACCTTGGCTTTCCTCTGGCTGAACGGCGAGTGTTGCTTCTCGGTGCTGGCGGTGCCTCGCGTGGGTTGGTGCTGCCATTTCTTCGCGAATCGCCTGCTCGATTCGTAATTGTCAATCGAACCGTATCCAAAGCCGAACACTTGGCCGCTGAGTTCTCCAAGTTTGGCCAAGTGGAAACGTCCGGGTACTCGGAGCTGAAACAGGACCGCTTTGATGTGGTGATCAATGCAACATCGGCCAGTCAACGAGAAGCGTTACCAGAACTTCGGTCGGATGCCTTTCGTGCAGGCTGTCTGGCCTATGAATTGAATTATGGGAAAGGTCTCACGCCGTTTCTACGCTTGGCGCAAAGCGCTGGCGCTGGCAAGCTCGCCGATGGTGTGGGAATGCTGGTTGAGCAGGCGGCCGAAGCCTTTGCCTGGTGGCGCGGCATGCGACCCTTGACCCGTGAGATCATTGAAAAGATTACCGTCCCGTTGGCATGA
- a CDS encoding MaoC/PaaZ C-terminal domain-containing protein, which yields MNRCYVEHVAIRVQDIHWHIKFFREALGMEMRQVDGDSTSPKQYWTVGGVQLISDLDFVAPPSHDSGWLAHLGIMVEELDEAIAACQRFGATQLEKGPNWLQLPDGLAIELLQACGNAVADVLAVDPRSDKPAPALNFAVMPRTREFTTPEKTWDDARDRDVCISPTYLVTEERIQAYAELTGDYTPVHIDEEYAKTTPFGTRVAHGLFGLAIADGLKTQSEYRFLPGMSLGWTWDFLLPIKINDVLHVRFTVGGLRPSKSRPEWGIVILDSELINQDDQIVQKGEHRLMIPRRNN from the coding sequence ATGAACCGATGCTATGTCGAACATGTTGCGATTCGTGTCCAAGATATTCATTGGCACATTAAATTCTTTCGCGAAGCGCTCGGCATGGAAATGCGCCAAGTCGATGGGGATTCTACGTCTCCCAAGCAGTATTGGACAGTTGGAGGTGTTCAGCTGATAAGCGATCTCGACTTTGTCGCTCCGCCGAGCCATGACAGCGGTTGGTTGGCTCATCTGGGGATCATGGTGGAAGAGTTAGACGAAGCGATTGCTGCCTGTCAACGGTTTGGAGCAACTCAACTTGAAAAGGGTCCGAATTGGTTGCAGCTTCCTGACGGCTTAGCGATCGAATTGTTGCAGGCTTGTGGCAACGCCGTGGCGGACGTTTTGGCCGTCGATCCTCGCTCCGACAAACCCGCTCCCGCGTTGAATTTTGCCGTGATGCCTCGCACGAGAGAATTCACCACACCAGAGAAAACCTGGGATGATGCGCGCGACAGAGATGTTTGCATTAGCCCGACCTACTTGGTGACGGAGGAGCGGATTCAAGCGTATGCCGAATTGACCGGGGACTACACACCGGTTCATATTGATGAGGAATATGCCAAGACCACACCGTTTGGTACACGGGTCGCGCACGGATTGTTTGGCTTGGCGATCGCGGATGGATTGAAGACACAAAGCGAATACCGATTTCTTCCTGGAATGTCACTAGGCTGGACCTGGGATTTTTTGTTGCCGATCAAAATCAATGACGTTCTGCATGTTCGCTTCACCGTTGGTGGATTACGTCCCTCCAAGAGTCGACCAGAATGGGGCATCGTGATTTTAGATTCGGAGCTGATCAATCAGGATGATCAGATCGTGCAAAAAGGTGAGCATCGTTTGATGATTCCGAGACGCAATAACTGA
- a CDS encoding SDR family oxidoreductase: MMTKRFETKVVVVSGGSRGIGRGVASAFASEGAQTVLVASTETNLVAAADAIEQTGAARPDICTTDLRDDAGCAKVLDFVVERHQRCDVLVNSAGATQAGLFLEQGDDIWHDGFALKFFGCVRLCRMLWPFLRDAKGHVINVIGGAARTPDAEFLIGGSVNAAMNNFTKGLAGLGKRDGVNVNAILPGLTETERVEQLFQQRAAASGKSVDEVRADLIAQDGLTRLGCPEDVAALALFLCSEQARHIQGTATAVDGGSTAGVY; encoded by the coding sequence ATGATGACGAAGCGTTTTGAAACCAAAGTGGTAGTTGTGTCGGGTGGTAGTCGTGGCATCGGGCGTGGTGTGGCCTCAGCATTTGCTAGTGAGGGTGCGCAGACGGTCTTGGTGGCTTCGACGGAAACCAACCTTGTGGCGGCCGCTGATGCGATCGAACAAACGGGGGCAGCTCGTCCCGACATTTGCACCACTGACTTAAGAGACGACGCGGGATGTGCGAAGGTGTTGGATTTTGTCGTCGAGCGACATCAGCGTTGTGATGTGCTTGTTAACTCGGCAGGCGCTACTCAGGCCGGCTTGTTTCTGGAACAAGGGGATGATATTTGGCACGATGGATTTGCACTCAAGTTTTTCGGATGTGTGCGCCTTTGCCGGATGTTGTGGCCATTCCTGCGTGATGCGAAAGGTCATGTCATCAACGTGATTGGTGGAGCTGCGCGAACACCGGATGCCGAATTTTTGATCGGTGGCTCGGTGAATGCGGCGATGAATAACTTCACCAAAGGACTCGCCGGGTTAGGAAAGCGAGACGGAGTCAACGTGAATGCAATTCTGCCGGGGTTGACGGAAACCGAACGTGTCGAGCAGCTGTTTCAGCAACGCGCGGCCGCTTCGGGGAAATCCGTCGATGAAGTTCGAGCGGATCTGATCGCCCAGGATGGACTCACTCGCCTTGGTTGTCCCGAAGATGTGGCCGCTCTGGCGCTGTTCCTCTGTTCGGAGCAGGCACGTCACATTCAAGGCACTGCGACGGCGGTCGATGGTGGCTCCACGGCCGGTGTTTACTAG
- a CDS encoding alpha/beta hydrolase, which translates to MFGQLITKLVMIVGFALISASSIFSQEAANSQQCWQGTLDVGVAKLRLRFDIEELGNDKYKCTLISLDQGNAKIPVDVCTIANGQIVIKSNTLNLTFEGRYQNGKTKIAGKFAQAGKTFDLSLTPVDPPAVSRQIECWQGTMKAGSRSFDFQFRVLESNDKGRTVELDSFSEGLGGVEVKSEFRADGVTFEIPLSQARFEGSYNDDQTQISGHWLQGGDKFPLKLAKVAPSDTRSVGPLKRPQNPKPPFAYNSKDVTFENLDSKITLAGTLTTPKGKGPFASVVLITGSGPQDRDESLLGHKPFLVLADHLTQAGIAVLRYDERGVGKSTGQFDGCDSQCLSKDVEAAIDFLKTQPEIDATKIGLIGHSEGGYIGPMIAARRNDIDFLVMLAGPGVPGEQIIIDQTEKIGRADGTPEAVLTLNRRLQEAVFAAIRSADNQDVKNVIRRELNKFAESLSEDEKDNELVEKAQAEVTKMDDPWLLFFLTYDPRPALKEVKCPVLVLSGAKDLQVTPSLNLPEIHKALQANANSQYEIHELPNLNHLFQNCETGSPSEYRQIEETFSPTAMEMISNWINNHTD; encoded by the coding sequence ATGTTTGGTCAGCTCATTACAAAACTTGTGATGATTGTTGGTTTCGCTTTGATTTCCGCCAGTAGCATTTTTTCCCAGGAGGCAGCCAATTCGCAGCAGTGCTGGCAAGGAACCCTCGATGTGGGCGTTGCCAAATTGCGTCTACGTTTTGACATCGAAGAGCTCGGAAATGACAAATACAAATGCACGCTAATTAGCCTTGACCAGGGCAATGCCAAAATCCCGGTGGATGTCTGCACGATCGCAAATGGCCAGATTGTCATCAAGTCAAATACCCTCAACCTGACCTTTGAGGGCCGCTATCAGAACGGAAAGACGAAGATTGCAGGCAAGTTTGCTCAAGCGGGAAAAACCTTTGATCTCAGCCTCACGCCGGTCGATCCACCTGCCGTGAGCCGGCAGATCGAGTGTTGGCAAGGCACCATGAAAGCGGGCAGCCGCTCGTTTGATTTTCAATTTCGTGTCTTGGAATCCAACGACAAAGGTCGAACGGTCGAACTGGACAGTTTCAGTGAAGGCCTCGGTGGCGTGGAGGTTAAATCGGAATTCCGAGCTGACGGAGTCACATTTGAAATCCCGTTGAGCCAAGCTCGTTTTGAAGGCAGCTACAACGACGATCAGACGCAAATCTCAGGTCACTGGCTACAGGGTGGGGACAAGTTTCCATTAAAGCTCGCCAAAGTGGCACCGTCGGATACACGATCTGTTGGACCGCTGAAACGGCCGCAGAATCCCAAGCCACCTTTTGCTTACAATTCGAAAGATGTTACTTTCGAGAACCTCGACAGCAAAATCACTTTGGCAGGTACGCTCACGACGCCGAAAGGGAAGGGCCCCTTTGCCTCTGTCGTGCTGATCACCGGGTCCGGTCCCCAAGACCGTGATGAGTCACTGTTAGGGCACAAGCCATTCTTAGTGTTGGCCGATCATTTGACCCAAGCCGGAATCGCCGTACTTCGCTACGACGAGCGAGGTGTTGGTAAGTCGACCGGGCAGTTCGACGGTTGTGACTCCCAATGTTTGTCGAAAGACGTCGAGGCCGCCATCGATTTCCTTAAGACCCAACCGGAGATTGACGCTACAAAGATTGGCTTGATAGGTCACAGCGAAGGTGGATACATCGGCCCGATGATTGCGGCTCGCCGCAACGACATTGACTTCCTTGTGATGCTTGCTGGTCCCGGCGTACCAGGCGAACAGATTATCATTGACCAAACAGAGAAGATTGGCCGAGCCGACGGGACACCAGAAGCCGTGCTAACTCTTAACCGGCGACTTCAGGAAGCCGTCTTTGCTGCGATTCGATCAGCCGACAATCAGGATGTGAAAAACGTCATTCGTCGCGAGCTCAACAAGTTCGCCGAGTCGCTTTCCGAGGATGAAAAAGACAACGAACTCGTCGAAAAAGCCCAAGCCGAAGTGACAAAAATGGATGATCCCTGGCTTTTATTCTTTTTGACCTACGATCCTCGCCCCGCGTTGAAAGAAGTTAAATGCCCCGTACTTGTTCTGAGCGGTGCGAAGGATCTGCAAGTCACTCCTAGCTTGAATCTGCCCGAAATTCACAAAGCGTTACAGGCCAACGCCAACAGCCAATACGAAATTCATGAACTCCCCAACCTAAATCATCTTTTCCAGAACTGTGAAACCGGCTCACCATCCGAGTATCGTCAAATCGAAGAAACCTTTTCACCGACGGCAATGGAGATGATCTCCAACTGGATCAATAACCACACCGACTGA
- the aroQ gene encoding type II 3-dehydroquinate dehydratase: protein MKTFLMLHGINHNMFGKREPEFYGTITLDQINEGLVELGEELGVKVTYFQTNSEGELVDRIHKAFFDKVDGVVINPGAWTHYSYGMRDALAMLPCPIVEIHMSNNHARDKFRQHSVISDIAKGYIAGFGFDSYLLGLRAAVAAANDQTDK, encoded by the coding sequence ATGAAAACGTTTCTGATGCTGCATGGCATCAACCACAATATGTTTGGTAAGCGCGAGCCGGAATTTTACGGAACGATCACGCTGGACCAGATTAACGAAGGGTTGGTTGAACTGGGCGAGGAGCTGGGTGTGAAAGTGACCTATTTCCAAACCAACAGTGAAGGCGAATTGGTGGATCGAATTCACAAAGCGTTCTTTGACAAGGTCGATGGTGTCGTGATCAACCCGGGTGCTTGGACGCATTATAGCTACGGGATGCGCGATGCGTTGGCGATGTTGCCCTGCCCAATCGTCGAAATACATATGTCCAATAACCATGCACGGGACAAGTTTCGGCAGCATTCGGTTATCTCGGACATTGCCAAAGGTTACATTGCCGGTTTTGGATTTGACAGCTACTTATTGGGTTTACGCGCAGCAGTAGCAGCAGCTAACGATCAAACAGACAAATGA
- a CDS encoding 2-dehydropantoate 2-reductase — protein sequence MRDWSIDEIAGVGVNSWKRPDVNPGVCLLKICILGAGSLGCAIGGVLTEAGNDVWLVNRNQDQVEAMNGRGLVLGDGGKDRTVKVRAATTVAEVGVVDLVIVLVKSFHTSEAMQAAMSLLSPETVVLSLQNGAGHEDILSDMVGRDRVLAGKTYAGGTQAGVGHVIIGTRGRDTYIGELDGSVSDRVQQISELFNRADLLTHVTTNILGTIWDKLLINVATGALSGITGLTYGDLYQTPEVVDCALAAVAEAMAVAQASDIVLSTTDPRETWVKAADGLPLEFKASILQSLEKGSITEVDYINGAVVRQGWKVGVPTPINQTLVACIKGVERRLLA from the coding sequence ATGCGTGATTGGTCCATCGATGAGATCGCAGGTGTTGGGGTGAATTCTTGGAAACGGCCAGATGTCAATCCAGGAGTTTGTTTGTTGAAGATCTGTATACTAGGTGCCGGATCGTTGGGATGTGCTATCGGTGGAGTCTTGACCGAGGCCGGGAATGATGTCTGGTTGGTTAACCGCAATCAGGATCAAGTGGAAGCCATGAATGGCCGCGGTTTGGTTTTAGGCGATGGCGGGAAAGACCGTACGGTCAAAGTGCGTGCTGCCACAACGGTTGCGGAAGTCGGTGTTGTTGATTTGGTGATCGTGTTGGTCAAATCGTTCCACACGAGTGAGGCGATGCAGGCGGCAATGTCATTGTTGAGCCCTGAGACAGTTGTGCTTTCGCTCCAAAATGGCGCGGGGCACGAGGATATCTTGTCCGACATGGTTGGCCGTGATCGTGTGCTTGCCGGGAAAACCTATGCGGGTGGCACCCAAGCGGGTGTTGGCCATGTAATCATCGGTACTCGAGGCAGGGATACGTATATTGGCGAACTCGACGGAAGCGTCTCCGATCGCGTTCAACAGATTTCCGAGTTGTTTAATCGCGCGGATTTGCTCACGCACGTTACCACCAACATCCTGGGGACGATCTGGGATAAGTTGTTGATCAATGTGGCGACAGGTGCCTTGAGTGGAATCACTGGATTGACCTATGGCGATTTGTATCAAACACCAGAAGTTGTGGATTGTGCCCTCGCCGCAGTGGCCGAAGCGATGGCCGTCGCTCAGGCCAGCGATATCGTTCTTTCGACAACTGACCCAAGAGAGACATGGGTGAAGGCAGCCGATGGGCTCCCCTTAGAGTTCAAGGCATCGATTCTGCAAAGCTTGGAAAAAGGATCAATTACCGAAGTGGACTACATTAACGGTGCGGTGGTGCGACAGGGTTGGAAGGTGGGCGTGCCGACACCGATTAACCAAACCTTGGTCGCTTGTATCAAAGGTGTGGAACGCCGGCTGCTGGCATAA
- a CDS encoding CoA transferase: MNRQALPLQGIRVIDYSHFLAGPHMSRCLSAMGADVIKVERPISGDAGRSSPTQVKGQSGYFLQQNMGKRGLCINLKDARGLDLMHKLADTADIFVENYRPGALDKLGLGYEELSRRNPGLIYCSVSAYGHTGPDAARPGFGLIAEAKSGAMSLVGVPGEPPPLFRMPIADMYAGMHGVSAICAALFGRVTSGRGQHIDIALYDCMVSMHDYATQGYLMSGGTELPEQTGHDLPQSTVYGVFPARDGYLVIAAQVDETWRRLAQLIGGDAFAADTRFHQQAGRNEHRDEILDKVRKWTMSQSSVNACCEALDAAGVSAAPVQTIDQVLTDPQTLERDMVIEQHHPLLGTIKLTNLPFRFSDYDTTPRGPAPLLGQHNHEIASELGYRESQIAEMQQDGVLYAEPDVAEFCQESGDQR; the protein is encoded by the coding sequence TTGAACCGGCAAGCACTGCCCTTACAGGGCATCCGAGTGATTGACTACAGCCACTTTCTGGCTGGGCCTCACATGTCGCGCTGTCTGAGTGCGATGGGTGCGGACGTCATCAAGGTCGAGCGACCTATCAGCGGTGACGCGGGGCGTTCGAGTCCCACACAAGTTAAAGGGCAAAGCGGCTACTTTCTACAACAAAATATGGGCAAACGCGGTCTGTGCATCAATCTGAAGGATGCGCGCGGCTTGGATTTAATGCACAAGCTTGCCGATACGGCGGACATCTTTGTCGAGAATTATCGGCCGGGTGCCTTAGACAAACTAGGCTTAGGATACGAAGAGCTCTCACGTCGTAATCCGGGTTTGATTTACTGCTCGGTGTCAGCCTACGGACACACAGGACCGGATGCAGCTCGTCCGGGCTTCGGCCTAATCGCCGAAGCCAAAAGTGGAGCGATGTCGTTGGTCGGAGTCCCTGGTGAACCACCGCCCCTGTTTCGCATGCCAATCGCCGATATGTATGCGGGCATGCATGGGGTATCAGCCATTTGTGCTGCTCTGTTCGGCCGTGTCACGAGCGGACGAGGGCAGCATATCGACATTGCTTTATACGATTGCATGGTGTCGATGCACGATTACGCCACGCAAGGTTATCTGATGAGCGGTGGCACCGAGTTACCTGAGCAGACAGGTCATGATTTGCCACAAAGTACCGTTTATGGTGTGTTCCCTGCACGGGATGGTTATCTCGTTATCGCCGCCCAAGTCGACGAGACGTGGCGACGCTTGGCTCAGTTAATTGGCGGGGATGCTTTTGCCGCGGATACCCGCTTTCATCAGCAGGCTGGTCGTAATGAACATCGAGATGAAATACTCGACAAGGTTCGCAAATGGACGATGTCACAATCGTCGGTCAATGCTTGCTGTGAAGCACTGGATGCGGCGGGCGTGTCTGCAGCGCCAGTACAGACCATTGACCAAGTTCTGACCGATCCGCAGACACTCGAACGCGATATGGTGATTGAACAGCATCATCCATTGTTGGGTACGATCAAATTGACGAATCTGCCCTTTCGATTCTCAGACTACGATACGACGCCTCGAGGCCCCGCCCCGTTGCTTGGCCAGCACAATCATGAAATCGCATCTGAGTTGGGTTACCGGGAGAGCCAGATCGCTGAAATGCAGCAGGATGGCGTACTCTATGCCGAACCCGATGTTGCCGAGTTTTGTCAAGAGTCGGGAGATCAACGATGA
- a CDS encoding metallophosphoesterase family protein — MRPNTLGIAVAFSCVLIGSRIDAMPPAAQSTSLQPWTFISLPDFLNFDIEYPQAGWEDALGFIMNSMKKEQPAFVMVAGDLVMGHWGTEKEEIDSWANRYYPAWLQRFKDHGLQVYTAIGDHEIGDNPWRGAKAKAIPFYKNAFRRHLNMPLNGPKHLLGTAFYWIHHKVLFVSVDVFETGISNQGQVAAGVTGQQLQWLDQLLNTHRSQVDHIVVMGHTPVLRPVRKFSSSGMLTVEGRESPFWQTMARHNVDLFLCGEVHAVTCTQKDGIQQVAHGGLIGRTTKPNYMVVTVHPNRLELTLKEIDLVNGTGRLWQQDKRNGPWGTITISNDRKQTGFTPIGQITIKKLNGKKSFEGAGGFFDGAENLE, encoded by the coding sequence ATGAGACCCAACACCCTCGGTATCGCCGTCGCTTTCAGTTGCGTTCTCATCGGCTCTCGCATCGATGCGATGCCCCCCGCTGCGCAGTCAACCAGCTTGCAACCGTGGACGTTCATCAGTCTTCCCGACTTTTTGAATTTTGATATTGAATACCCACAAGCGGGCTGGGAAGACGCACTCGGCTTTATCATGAACTCGATGAAGAAAGAGCAACCGGCATTTGTGATGGTCGCCGGTGATCTTGTCATGGGCCATTGGGGAACTGAAAAAGAGGAAATCGACAGCTGGGCAAACCGATACTATCCCGCTTGGTTGCAGCGGTTCAAAGATCATGGGCTCCAAGTCTATACGGCAATCGGAGACCATGAGATTGGTGATAACCCCTGGCGGGGCGCCAAAGCCAAGGCGATACCTTTCTATAAAAATGCATTTCGAAGACATCTCAACATGCCGCTTAACGGTCCCAAGCACTTGCTGGGTACGGCCTTTTACTGGATCCACCACAAGGTTTTGTTTGTTTCCGTCGACGTCTTCGAAACCGGCATCAGCAATCAGGGCCAGGTTGCAGCCGGCGTGACGGGTCAACAGCTACAATGGTTGGATCAACTCCTGAACACACATCGAAGCCAGGTGGATCACATCGTGGTGATGGGGCACACCCCCGTGCTCCGACCCGTGCGAAAGTTCAGCTCGTCCGGTATGCTGACCGTCGAAGGCCGAGAATCGCCGTTCTGGCAAACCATGGCCCGTCACAACGTTGATCTGTTCCTTTGCGGCGAGGTCCATGCCGTTACCTGCACACAAAAAGACGGTATTCAGCAGGTGGCCCATGGCGGCTTGATTGGCCGAACGACCAAGCCAAACTACATGGTCGTGACCGTACATCCCAACCGTCTTGAGCTGACCCTCAAGGAAATCGACCTCGTCAACGGCACGGGCAGGCTATGGCAACAAGACAAACGCAATGGCCCCTGGGGCACCATTACCATTAGCAACGACCGCAAACAAACGGGCTTCACTCCGATCGGTCAGATCACTATTAAAAAACTCAATGGCAAGAAATCGTTCGAAGGAGCCGGCGGATTTTTCGACGGAGCAGAGAATCTCGAGTAA
- a CDS encoding Gfo/Idh/MocA family oxidoreductase, translating into MSQKTRIAVAGAGLIGKRHIDLAAKAQRAQLSAIVDPAPAAQEIAASYSVPLYQTLAELIEKDRPEGVVLATPNQMHVEQGLQCVEIGLPALVEKPVGHSLEAGIRLCEAAEAAKVPILVGHHRRYSPIMSKAVEVIESGTLGKLVAMVGSVLFYKAENEGYFDGPFSWRREPGGGPILLNMIHEIGNLRSLCGEIIAVQAFTSNATRGFPVEDTASISLRFANGVLGTFILSDTAASDHSWEHTAGEDPRYDRSHVDDTDCYHVAGTMGSLSIPTMRISRYGSAAEQSWHKPFDKSTVELEVVDPLAVQIDHFADVICGRAQPLVSARDGLQNLRVVDAIVEAAKTGRVVNTVA; encoded by the coding sequence ATGAGCCAGAAAACACGAATCGCCGTCGCCGGAGCAGGTTTGATCGGAAAGCGGCACATTGATTTGGCAGCCAAGGCCCAACGGGCTCAGTTGTCAGCGATCGTCGATCCGGCACCCGCTGCTCAGGAAATTGCCGCCAGCTACAGCGTGCCACTCTATCAGACCCTCGCCGAGTTGATCGAAAAAGATCGGCCGGAAGGAGTGGTGTTGGCGACTCCCAACCAAATGCACGTTGAACAGGGTTTGCAATGCGTCGAGATCGGTCTACCCGCACTGGTGGAAAAACCCGTTGGTCATTCGCTCGAAGCGGGGATCCGACTTTGCGAAGCGGCGGAGGCGGCAAAAGTACCGATACTGGTCGGACATCATCGTCGCTACAGCCCAATCATGTCGAAAGCTGTCGAAGTGATTGAAAGCGGAACGCTCGGAAAGCTTGTTGCGATGGTGGGTTCTGTCTTGTTTTATAAGGCAGAAAATGAAGGTTATTTCGACGGGCCGTTTTCCTGGCGCCGTGAGCCGGGCGGGGGGCCGATTTTGTTGAATATGATTCACGAAATTGGTAATCTTCGATCGTTGTGTGGCGAAATTATTGCTGTTCAGGCGTTCACATCCAACGCGACGCGCGGCTTTCCAGTGGAAGATACCGCCTCGATTTCGCTGCGATTTGCGAATGGTGTGCTGGGTACCTTTATCTTGTCGGATACGGCTGCTTCGGATCACAGTTGGGAACATACGGCTGGCGAAGATCCTCGTTACGATCGATCGCATGTTGATGATACCGATTGTTACCATGTCGCGGGAACAATGGGCTCACTGTCCATTCCAACGATGCGGATCAGCCGATATGGTTCGGCAGCCGAACAGTCGTGGCACAAGCCGTTTGACAAGTCGACGGTTGAGCTCGAGGTTGTGGATCCCCTTGCAGTGCAAATCGATCATTTTGCAGACGTTATTTGTGGGCGTGCCCAGCCCTTAGTCAGTGCACGTGATGGTCTACAAAACCTTCGCGTTGTTGATGCAATCGTTGAAGCAGCTAAAACAGGTCGGGTTGTGAATACCGTCGCTTGA